The genomic DNA ATTACCGCCACGAGGATCCGTCATGAACGACCAGAATGTGACACGCCAGACCTTCGACGAAGTGATGGTGCCGGTGTTTTCGCCCGCACCGTTCGTGCCGGATCGGGGCGAAGGCTCGCGCGTCTGGGACACGCAGGGCCGCGACTATATCGACTTCGCTGGCGGTATCGCCGTCACCGCGCTGGGCCATGCGCATCCGGAACTGCTGAAGGTGTTGCACGAGCAGGGCGCGAAGCTCTGGCATATCGGCAACGGCTATACGAACGAGCCGGTGCTGCGCCTCGCGAAGCGTCTCGAGGACCTGACGTTTGCCGACCGCGCATTCTTCGCGAACTCGGGCGCCGAAGCGAACGAAGCCGCATTCAAGCTGGCGCGGCGCGTGGCGTTCGAACGGCATGGCGCGGAAAAATACGAGATCGTTTCCTTCACGCAGTCGTTTCATGGCCGCACGTTCTTTACCGTCAGCGTCGGCGGGCAGCCGAAATACTCGGAAGGCTTCGGGCCCGTGCCGGCCGGCATCATCCATCTGCCGTACAACGATATCGACGCGGCGCGCAAGGCGATCGGCCCGCAAACCTGCGCGGTGGTGGTCGAACCGATTCAGGGCGAAGGCGGCGTGATTCCGGCCGATCCCGCGTTTCTGCGCGCGTTGCGTGAAGCATGCGACCAGCACGGCGCGCTGCTGATTTTCGACGAAGTGCAAACGGGCGTTGGCCGCACGGGGTTCTTCTACGCATATCAGGACACCGATGTGACGCCGGATATCCTGACCACCGCGAAGTCGCTCGGCAACGGCTTTCCGATCGGCGCGATGCTGACCACCAACGAACTGGCCGCGCACTTCAAGGTCGGCGTGCACGGCACCACCTATGGCGGCAATCCGCTCGCATCGGCCATCGCGCTCAAAGTGGTGGAACTGATCAGCGATCCGAAACTGCTCGATGGGGTCCGCTCGCGCAGCACGGCGCTGCAGGAAACGCTCGCAAAACTGAACGAGCGCTTCGGCATCTTTACGCAGGTGCGCGGCAAGGGGCTTCTGATCGGCGCTGAGCTTAACGAGGCATTCAAGGGACGCGCGAAAGACTTCGTCACGGCGGCGGGCAAGCATGGGCTCATCATGCTGATGGCGGGCCCGGACGTGCTGCGCTTCGCACCGTCGCTGATCATTCCGCTCGACGATCTGCACGAAGGGCTCGCAAGGCTCGCAAAGGCGATCGAAGAAGTGGTCGGCGCGACGGCCGCGTCGCACGCCAAATAGCCTGCACGGGGAACGACGATGCTCTTCGTACGCCCCGGTCGCCTCGCCGACCTCGACGCGCTCGAACAGATGGCGCGCGCCGCGCAGCCGGTGCTGCATTCGCTGCCGCACGACCGCCGCGCGCTCGAGGCGCGCGTCGCCTTATCGGAAGACTCGTTTCGCGCGGAAGCGGATTTCCCAGGTGAGGAGTTCTATCTCTTCGTGCTCGAAAATAGCGAAACAGGCAAGCTGCTCGGCACCGCGAGCATCGTCGCCGCGGCCGGTTATTCGGAGCCGTTCTACGCATTTCGCAACGATGCGCTAATTCATGCGTCGCGCGAGCTGCATGTGAACCGCAAGATCCACGCGCTGACGATGTCGCACGAACTGACCGGCAAAAGCCGTCTCGGCGGCTTCTATATCGAGCCCGAGCTGCGCGGCGCGGCGACGGCACACCTGCTGTCGCGCGCGCGGATGATGTATATCGCCGCGAACCGCAGGCGCTTCACGCCCGAGGTGTTTTCGCTGCTGCTCGGCGTGACCGACGACGCGGGCGTGTCGCCGTTCTGGGAAGCGGTGGGCCGCAAGTTCTTCGGGCGTAATTTCGCCGATATCGAAGTGCAGTCGGGCGGACGCAGCAGCACGTTTATCGCCGAGGTAATGCCAAGCTATCCGATCTATGTGCCGCTGTTGCCGGAAGCGGCGCAGCGCGTGCTCGGCGAGCCCGACGAAAAAGCGCTGCTCGCGTACGAGATTCATCTCGAAGAGGGCTTCGAGACCGATCGCTATGTCGATATCTTCGATGCGGGACCGGTGCTGACCGTGCAGGTCGATCGCAGCGCGTGCGCGAAGCGCAACGAGATGCGGGCTGTGCACGCGAGCAACGAAGCGCCGCCTGACCGCGCGCTCAGCGCCACCTATATGGTTGCAAGCAACCGCCCCGGCGAATTCCGCTGCGTGCTGGTCGATTTGCCGCGCGAGCATAGTGCCGGCGCGCCGCTGCCGGCCGCGGCCCGTGCCGCGCTCGGCGTGAACGACGGCGACACGGTGCGCTGCGTGATCCTGCATCAGGAAGAGAACAACGCATCTGCGGAGGACGCTCAATGATCGTCGTGCGTGTCGTACAGACGGGCGATCTGGACGCGCTCGTCGCCCTTGCAGGAGAAACCGGCCCCGGCCTCACCACGTTCAAGCCCGATCGCGCCGCGCTCGAGGCGCGTATCGCGCGCTCGCGCCGCACGCTCGACAATCACGCGGCGCCGCACGAGCAAGGCTACCTGTTCGTGATGGAAGACAGCGCGACGGGCGATATCGCGGGCGTATGCGGCATCGAAACGGCAGTCGGTCTCGATCAGCCGTTCTATAACTATCGCGTGAGCACGGTCGTGCATGCGAGCCAGGACCTCGGCATCTGGACGCTGATGCGCGCGCTCAATATCTCGCACGATCTGACCGGCTACGCCGAACTGTGCTCGCTGTTCCTGAGCCCGCGTTATCGCTCGAGCGGAGTCGGCGGCTTGCTGTCGCGTTCGCGCTTCATGTTTATCGCGCAGTTTCGCGAGCGTTTTCCGCAGCGCATCTGTGCGGAACTGCGCGGCCATTTCGATGCGGAAGGCACGTCGCCGTTCTGGCGCGCGGTCGGCTCGCACTTCTACCAGATCGATTTCAATGCGGCCGACTATCTGAGCTCGCATGGCCGCAAGTCGTTTCTCGCCGAGTTGATGCCGCGCTTTCCCGTGTATGTCGATTTGCTGCCCGAAGAAGCGCAGGAATGTGTCGGCCTCACGCATAGCGATACGCTGCCCGCGCGCAAGATGCTCGAAGCCGAAGGGCTGCGCTATGAAAACCACGTCGATATCTTCGATGCGGGCCCGGTGCTCGAATGCCATATCGCCGATTTGCGCACGATGCGCGAGAGCGTCGTCGTGCCGGTCGAGATCGTCGGCGCGGCGCATGCATCCGCTGACGGCCAGCGCGAACCCGCGCAGGGCAGCGACCGCGAAGCGCCGCGCTCGCTCGTCTCGAATACGTCGCTCGACGATTTTCGCGTCGGCATGGCGCCGGGCATCGTTGAAGCAGGCGTGTTCCGCCTGTCTGCTGACGCAGCCGCGGCGCTGCGCGTGAACGCCGGCGACCCCGTGCGCGTGCTGGCCACGACGCATGCACCTAAACAGAAACAGGGATCAGCATGACCGAACTATTGATCGACGGCAGCTGGACTGCAGGCAGCGGCGCGGCATTCGCGTCGCGCAATCCGGGCACGAACGACATCGTGTGGCAAGGCAGCAGCGCATCGGCCGACGATGTGGAGCGCGCAGTCATAAGCGCGCGCCGCGCGTTCCCTGATTGGTCCGCCACACCATTCGAAGCGCGCTGCGCCATCGCGCGCCGCTTCGCCGCGCTATTGAGCGAACGCAAGGAAGCGCTTGCCGCAGCGATCGGCCGCGAGACCGGCAAGCCGCTATGGGAAGCGCGCACCGAAGTTGCCGCGATGGCGGCGAAAGTCGATATCTCGATCCAGGCTTACCACGAGCGCACCGGCGAAAAGCGCGCACAGATCGCCGACGGCACCGCGGTGCTGCGGCATCGTCCGCATGGCGTGGTTGCCGTGTTCGGTCCATACAACTTTCCGGGGCACTTGCCGAACGGGCATATCGTGCCCGCGCTGATCGCGGGCAACACGGTGGTGTTCAAGCCGTCCGAACTCGCGCCGGCCGTTGCGCGCGCAACGGTCGAGGTGTGGCAGGAAGCGGGGCTGCCCGCGGGCGTGCTCAATCTCGTGCAGGGCGAGAAGGACACGGGTGTGGCGCTCGCGAATCACCGGCAGATCGATGGGCTTTTCTTTACCGGCAGTTCCGGTACGGGCACGTTCCTGCACAAGCAGTTCGGCGGGCGCCCCGAGATCGTGCTGGCACTCGAAATGGGCGGCAACAATCCGCTCGTCGTGGCCGAGGTGGCCGATCTCGATGCGGCCGTGCATCACACGATCCAGTCGGCGTTTTTGTCGGCGGGGCAGCGCTGCACCTGCGCGCGACGCATCCTCGTGCCTGACGATGCGTTCGGCGAGCGCTTTATCGAGCGTCTTGTCGACGTCACCTCGCGGATTCGTGTCGGCGCTTACGATGCAGACCCTCAGCCGTATATGGGCGCTGTTATCACCGCGCGTGCGGCTGCGCGGCTGGTCGATGCGCAGACGCGCCTCGTGGACGGCGGCGCACGCACCCTGCTCGCAATGCACCAGAGCGATCCCGCGCTCGGCTTCGTGAGTCCCGCGATTCTCGATGTGACCGACGTGGCGGATCTACCCGACGAAGAGCATTTCGGGCCGCTCGCGCAAATCATCCGCTACGACACCTTCGATGCCGCGATCGAACGCGCGAACGACACCGCGTACGGACTTTCCGCAGGCCTGCTCGCCGACGACGAAACGCAATGGACGCATTTTCAGCGTGCGATTCGCGCCGGTATCGTCAACTGGAACCGGCCGACCAATGGCGCGTCGTCGGCCGCGCCGTTCGGCGGCACCGGCCGGTCGGGCAACAACCGTCCCAGCGCGTACTATGCGGCCGACTATTGCTCGTACCCGATGGCGTCGGTCGAAAGCGCGCAACTGCAAATGCCCGCGAGCGTGTCGCCGGGCCTTCATTTCTAGGGATCGGACCATGCGAGCGATCGAAGCGAATTTCGACGGGCTGGTGGGCCCGACTCATAACTATGCGGGCCTGTCGTTCGGCAATGTCGCGTCGCTGTCGAACGACAAGTCGGTCGCGAATCCGAAGGCCGCCGCGAAGCAGGGGCTGCGCAAGATGAAGCAGCTGGCCGACCTCGGTTTCCGGCAGGGCGTGCTGCCGCCGCAGGAGCGGCCGTCGCTGCGCCTGTTGCGCGAACTCGGCTTTTCGGGCGCTGACGCGAACGTGATTGCGAAAGTCGCGAAGGAAGCGCCCGAACTGCTCGCCGCCGCCAGTTCCGCGTCCGCGATGTGGACCGCGAACGCGGCCACCGTCAGCCCCTCGGCCGACACCGCGGATGGCCGTGTGCATTTCACGCCGGCGAACCTGTGCAGCAAGCTGCATCGCGCGATCGAACACGAATCGACTCGCCGCACGTTGCGCGCGATTTTCGCGGACGAAAGCCGCTTTGCGGTGCACGAAGCGCTGCCGGGCACGCCGGCGCTCGGCGACGAAGGCGCGGCGAACCATACGCGCTTTTGCGCGGCGTACGGCGAGCGCGGCATCGAATTCTTCGTGTACGGCCGCAGCGAATACCGGCGCGGTCCCGAGCCGAAGCGCTACCCGGCGCGGCAGACTTTCGAGGCGAGCCGCGCGGTCGCGCAGCGGCATGGGCTCACTGAAGAAACTACCGTCTACGCGCAGCAGAATCCCGACGTGATCGACGCGGGCGTGTTTCATAACGACGTGATTGCGGTCGGCAACGGGCGCACACTTTTTTGCCATGAACTTGCGTTTGTCGACTCCAGCGCGGTGTACGACGAACTGCGCGCGAAGCTCGCCGCGCATCATGCGCCGCTCGATGTCATCGAAGTGCCGGATGCGCTCGTGAGCGTCAACGATGCGGTCACGTCGTATCTGTTCAACAGCCAGTTGCTGATGCGCGAGGACGGCAAGCAGATGCTCGTCGTGCCGCAGGAATGCCGCGAGAACGAGCGCGTCGCGCGTTATCTCGACACGCTCGTCGCGGGGTCCGGTCCGATTGATGAGGTCGAGGTTTTCGATCTGCGCGAAAGCATGAAGAACGGCGGCGGCCCGGCGTGTCTCCGGCTGCGCGTCGTGCTCACCGATACCGAGCGCGAAGCGGTGTTGCCCGGCGTATGGATCGATGATCGGCTATTCGGCTTGCTCGATGCGTGGATCGACCGGCACTATCGCGACCGGCTTGCGCCAGGCGATCTGGCGGACGCGCAATTGCTCGACGAATCGCGCACGGCACTCGATGAACTGACGCAAATTCTGCGTGTCGGATCGCTGTACGATTTTCAACGCTGAATTTCTGCACAATTTTCAACGCTGCATTTCAAGCGCTGGATTTTCCAGAATCACCACGCGGCAGAGGCCATGATGCTCGACGACTTTCTTGCCTACACGCTAGGCGGCCATGCACCCGATGCCACGCAACGCGAAGGCGTGTGCGCAAACGGCGTGCGCTGGAACTGGCTCGACGATGGCGTGCTGCAATTCGAGCCTGCAGCGGCCGGGCGCAATGCAGGTCACGATGCAGATCATGAAGCGGCAGTGCACAGCGTGCTCGCGTCGGCCGGCATTCATGGCGACGAAACCGCACCGATCGAATTGCTGTCGATGATCGTGCGCGATATCGCAAACGGCCGCGCGCGGCTCACGTGCCGGCTGCTCGTCGTGCTCGGCAATGTCGCGGCGATGCGCGCCGCGTGCCGCTATATCGACGACGATCTGAACCGCCTCTTCAGTGGCCGTCACACGCAGTTGCCGGCGAGCAGGGAAGCGCCGCGCGCTGCGGCGCTCGAACGCGCAGCCGCGCAATTTTTTGCGAACGCGCCGCAACGGCGCAGCGCGCGCTGGCATATCGATATGCACACGGCGATCCGTGCCTCGGTGTTCGAGCGTTTCGCGCTGCTGCCGCATACGGGCGAACCGATGTCGCGCGCGATGTTTGCATGGCTGCGCGATGCGAACATCGCAGCGGTGCTCGTGCATTCGGCGAAGAGCACGACGTATTCGCATTTCACATCCGAGGCGTGCGGCGCCGACGCATGCACGCTCGAACTGGGCAAGGTGCGTCCGTTCGGACAGAACGATCTTGCGCGTTTCGCAGGCGCCGATCGCGCGTTGCGTAACCTGATTTCGGGGCAGTGTGATGACCGCCGCGCTCACGCCCGTTCGATCGATGCGACGGCGAGCCGAGATGTGCAAAAAGCCATACCGCTGCCACGTGTCTTCACCGTGATCGATCAGATCACGAAACACAGCGACGCATTCGAACTGCTCGTCGAAGCCGACGTGCCAAATTTCACTGCGTATCCGCAACACACGCTGATCGCGCGCGACGGCGGCTATCGCTATACGGTGAGCCATCCCGAAGAGCGCATCGTGTTCCCGAATCCGTCGGTAAAACCTGGCCTGCGCGCGGGACTGATGGTCGTCGAAACGACAGAGCATGCGCTCGCGTCACTGC from Paraburkholderia edwinii includes the following:
- a CDS encoding aspartate aminotransferase family protein, with protein sequence MNDQNVTRQTFDEVMVPVFSPAPFVPDRGEGSRVWDTQGRDYIDFAGGIAVTALGHAHPELLKVLHEQGAKLWHIGNGYTNEPVLRLAKRLEDLTFADRAFFANSGAEANEAAFKLARRVAFERHGAEKYEIVSFTQSFHGRTFFTVSVGGQPKYSEGFGPVPAGIIHLPYNDIDAARKAIGPQTCAVVVEPIQGEGGVIPADPAFLRALREACDQHGALLIFDEVQTGVGRTGFFYAYQDTDVTPDILTTAKSLGNGFPIGAMLTTNELAAHFKVGVHGTTYGGNPLASAIALKVVELISDPKLLDGVRSRSTALQETLAKLNERFGIFTQVRGKGLLIGAELNEAFKGRAKDFVTAAGKHGLIMLMAGPDVLRFAPSLIIPLDDLHEGLARLAKAIEEVVGATAASHAK
- the astB gene encoding N-succinylarginine dihydrolase is translated as MRAIEANFDGLVGPTHNYAGLSFGNVASLSNDKSVANPKAAAKQGLRKMKQLADLGFRQGVLPPQERPSLRLLRELGFSGADANVIAKVAKEAPELLAAASSASAMWTANAATVSPSADTADGRVHFTPANLCSKLHRAIEHESTRRTLRAIFADESRFAVHEALPGTPALGDEGAANHTRFCAAYGERGIEFFVYGRSEYRRGPEPKRYPARQTFEASRAVAQRHGLTEETTVYAQQNPDVIDAGVFHNDVIAVGNGRTLFCHELAFVDSSAVYDELRAKLAAHHAPLDVIEVPDALVSVNDAVTSYLFNSQLLMREDGKQMLVVPQECRENERVARYLDTLVAGSGPIDEVEVFDLRESMKNGGGPACLRLRVVLTDTEREAVLPGVWIDDRLFGLLDAWIDRHYRDRLAPGDLADAQLLDESRTALDELTQILRVGSLYDFQR
- the astE gene encoding succinylglutamate desuccinylase, translated to MLDDFLAYTLGGHAPDATQREGVCANGVRWNWLDDGVLQFEPAAAGRNAGHDADHEAAVHSVLASAGIHGDETAPIELLSMIVRDIANGRARLTCRLLVVLGNVAAMRAACRYIDDDLNRLFSGRHTQLPASREAPRAAALERAAAQFFANAPQRRSARWHIDMHTAIRASVFERFALLPHTGEPMSRAMFAWLRDANIAAVLVHSAKSTTYSHFTSEACGADACTLELGKVRPFGQNDLARFAGADRALRNLISGQCDDRRAHARSIDATASRDVQKAIPLPRVFTVIDQITKHSDAFELLVEADVPNFTAYPQHTLIARDGGYRYTVSHPEERIVFPNPSVKPGLRAGLMVVETTEHALASLQ
- the aruF gene encoding arginine/ornithine succinyltransferase subunit alpha, whose protein sequence is MLFVRPGRLADLDALEQMARAAQPVLHSLPHDRRALEARVALSEDSFRAEADFPGEEFYLFVLENSETGKLLGTASIVAAAGYSEPFYAFRNDALIHASRELHVNRKIHALTMSHELTGKSRLGGFYIEPELRGAATAHLLSRARMMYIAANRRRFTPEVFSLLLGVTDDAGVSPFWEAVGRKFFGRNFADIEVQSGGRSSTFIAEVMPSYPIYVPLLPEAAQRVLGEPDEKALLAYEIHLEEGFETDRYVDIFDAGPVLTVQVDRSACAKRNEMRAVHASNEAPPDRALSATYMVASNRPGEFRCVLVDLPREHSAGAPLPAAARAALGVNDGDTVRCVILHQEENNASAEDAQ
- the astD gene encoding succinylglutamate-semialdehyde dehydrogenase; protein product: MTELLIDGSWTAGSGAAFASRNPGTNDIVWQGSSASADDVERAVISARRAFPDWSATPFEARCAIARRFAALLSERKEALAAAIGRETGKPLWEARTEVAAMAAKVDISIQAYHERTGEKRAQIADGTAVLRHRPHGVVAVFGPYNFPGHLPNGHIVPALIAGNTVVFKPSELAPAVARATVEVWQEAGLPAGVLNLVQGEKDTGVALANHRQIDGLFFTGSSGTGTFLHKQFGGRPEIVLALEMGGNNPLVVAEVADLDAAVHHTIQSAFLSAGQRCTCARRILVPDDAFGERFIERLVDVTSRIRVGAYDADPQPYMGAVITARAAARLVDAQTRLVDGGARTLLAMHQSDPALGFVSPAILDVTDVADLPDEEHFGPLAQIIRYDTFDAAIERANDTAYGLSAGLLADDETQWTHFQRAIRAGIVNWNRPTNGASSAAPFGGTGRSGNNRPSAYYAADYCSYPMASVESAQLQMPASVSPGLHF
- the astA gene encoding arginine N-succinyltransferase, giving the protein MIVVRVVQTGDLDALVALAGETGPGLTTFKPDRAALEARIARSRRTLDNHAAPHEQGYLFVMEDSATGDIAGVCGIETAVGLDQPFYNYRVSTVVHASQDLGIWTLMRALNISHDLTGYAELCSLFLSPRYRSSGVGGLLSRSRFMFIAQFRERFPQRICAELRGHFDAEGTSPFWRAVGSHFYQIDFNAADYLSSHGRKSFLAELMPRFPVYVDLLPEEAQECVGLTHSDTLPARKMLEAEGLRYENHVDIFDAGPVLECHIADLRTMRESVVVPVEIVGAAHASADGQREPAQGSDREAPRSLVSNTSLDDFRVGMAPGIVEAGVFRLSADAAAALRVNAGDPVRVLATTHAPKQKQGSA